The genomic segment TCCAACATCTTTTGGAACAAATCCAATGCTTCCTCTGAATGCCCACTTTGAGCATGACCATCTAGCATCGAATTCCATGACACGACAGTTCTGGAACCCATCCCATCAAAAATCCTCCGGGCAGTCCCAATTAGTCCACATTTTGCATACATGTCTAACAAAGCAGTAGCAATATTAACATATGATTCTAACCCGTGTCTCAAAACATAGGTGTGAATCGATCTCCCAATCCTCAAATTTCCAATACTAGCAGACGCAGGCAAAATGGAAACCACAGTAACCATATCAGGCTTATGCCCTTCGTCTTGCATCATCATAACCAACTCTAAGGCCCTCTTTGGCATCCCATTCTGCGCAAAACCGGCGATCACAGTGTTCCAACACACCAAATCCCTCTCAGGCATTCTATAAAACATCTTATAGGCCTCGTGAATCAGTCCGCATTTCGCATACAAGTTCATCACACTGGTCATGGCATACAAATTAGCCGAGAACCCATTTAATATCAACTGCGCATGAATCTCCTTACCCCTTCTAACATCAAAATTATCTGCACAAGCTTTCAATAAATACGAAAAATTATACACCACCTGTGCAACTCCGTCGTACTTCATCCGACAAAAGAACTTCAAGGCAGCATCAAGATTGGATTGCTGCGCATACCCTTTGAGAAGCGTATGATAAAGGGGGTCAATCTTCGACTCAATGGGGTCAAAAACTTTGACGGCGTCGTTCAGACTCCCGAACTTGCAGAACAAACTGACGAGCTTCGTCTGGAATAGGTGCTCGTGATAGAGgccattttttatgattaggGGGAGGAATTGCTGGAGTTCTTTCATGGAAGTGCATAGCTCGAGCAGAATTGCAGCTGGGTGTTTGTATACATGCGGAGGGATGTGCGTTCTTGGTGAGAGAAATGGAGGGACGGCGGAGACTGTAGGCGGTGGTGTGCGGGGCAGCAGCAGCGAACTCATGGATGGCAGCTGCCACTGACTGCAGTCCAAGGAAGATGGAGAGAACGGAGAGTGTAGAAATCTCGTGGCTTGTGAACAAAAATTGAGATTTCTCCGTATTGGTGATGCGCATGGGCGGTGAGTTTCGGTTAATCTCGTTTCTTTGTATTctcattcttgtttctttctttcttttggataaaaatacaatcataaaCTTAGCTCCCCATGTAcgtataaaattgatatacgGTAAATTATATCCACGtctcttaatttatatttaaatatataaatagattatttgtAAAGATTATAAGTAAATCTCTTTAAAggtattagtataatatacaaaatgtATGAACTTTTTGTTATTGAATATAAGtctacttttaattataattaaaacctcaaaaatatgtatttataattttataaataatataaaatattttatttttgagttcGACTCGATGGTTAGTGGTGCATGTAGGGAGGTAATCATGATTTTAGAACAACAACAAACATTGTGACTTTTCGTCGatgcaatttttaattttttaagttttatttaatatatttcaatactatgtaaattgtaataaattattatattgatattttatttattaaattatttaaaattataattataaatacaaatcacAATATAAATACACACCGATTTACTCCTTGGTATACGTGTACTGTGAATTTACCTAAAAGCGTCATTTTTAAAACTGTGAATTATTGTACAAGCATGCCatttttagtcaaaattatatatacatctgtTTGGTTGTGAGGGACCTTTTTTCCCTAAATTTCAGTAATTGGAAAGATTTATTTCACcaaatcatattttagatatatgatgtaaataaataaataaatgaaaaggatAGGGGTTATGATgtagaaatttttaaattaaataaactctaatgtatagaaaataataataatttatcttatctctctattataaaatatactttaatgTCCAGTGACGTATTACCCTCACTCTTTTATACtgagtattatttttaatcgataaaattttattttatatatatatttaataaattaaatatattatcgcCGACCCCCTCCCAGTGTTGCCACCATCATCGCCCTGCCTTTGTCCTCCTCGTGCCCTCCTTCCTCACAAAATTATacgtaattacacaaaattttgagagacgataatataattatctctaatttaAATGGTGTGGCATTGGAGTTTGTAAACAGGAGACATGAGTTTACAGTATTGCccctattaattatataaagttaaaaagtaattaaaactGCCACCCAATTTCTTACGAAATACGGTGAATCCAAATTCCAAAAAGCAGATtgcaatcaaaattcaattgcATTTCCGTTCAGAAAATTCCACAACTCACCAAACAGCGGAATGCGTCTATCTCGGGAGCAGGGTTTGCTCAGCATTGCAGCCGCCTTCGTAAGTTTTTCTGTTCgccatttttgttttcaagatTTCATGTTAAGTGTTTTCCTTCCcgctaaattttaatttgatataattcaGAGTAAATAAGTTGATAACATTCTTGTATGTGTTTTCTATTAAAATCGTACAAGTGAAAGAATGAAGAATTTGTGAGAATCGATGCACGGTTACTGGGAAAGGCGTAGAATTAATTTGAGTTCTTGAAATAAGTTTTAGGCCTTTCGGGTTGTTGTGAATTTGGTTGTATGTTTTTATGCTGCAGATAGTTGTCGCTTGTTCAGATTTCGTGAATCATTTTTTGTCTGCTTGAATTGGGCCTCATGGAAATGGTTTCCTCGTGCAAGAGATCAAGAACACCGCGTCCAAAGAAGTGTTTTGTGGATAGGTTGAGCGCCTTGCCTGATGATATTTTGCATCGTGTATTTTCGTATCTTGACTTTCTTGATGTAGTGAGGACCAGTGTGCTGTCAAAAAGATGGAGGTTTGTTTGGACTTCGGTGCCATTCTTGAACTTCAACATGGATTGGTTTGTGAAGCACAATTATAATAAGAAGTTTGAACTTATGGAGCCGCGCTATAAGTTCTGGGATTTCATCAAGTGGGCTTTGCTTCTAAGGGACGGTTCTCAAATTATAAGGATATGCCTGTATACTGATAACACAATCACAGAGCAGCTTAATGGACTCCTTCGTGTTGCAGCTAGACAAAAGGTTCAGGAACTTTGCTTTCTTGATGGGGATTATACAGCTGATGAGCTGGATTTCCCTCGTGTCCTTTGTGAAACTTTGACACAGCTTACAGTTAATTTCCGTGACACCATCCCATTGCGAGTTACAGCAGTGTTTAGTAGTCTGAGAAGTCTTAACTTGACAAGAGTTCTTATATCAAGTGATGTTGCTCAGAAACTTCTTTCAAGTGATTGTGTTAAACTCGAGAACGTGTACCTAGAAGATTGTCAAGTCAGGGATGTCGAAGAGATCAGTATTTTGGCTTGTAATCTCAAGAATCTAACAATTGTGAATGTATGCACCTATGAGAAATTCTGGGTTGTAGGTTCTTTTGATTCTAAGCTCAGAATTTTTGCTCCAAACTTGATATCTTTCTGCTACATTGGACCAATGCTGCGTGGCTTTGCTTTGCTGAATACAATGTCTTTGGAAAGTGCATCAATCCGCCTTCTGCGTGTTCCTCGGGGATATGAGGATGAGTACAAGAACCACTTAATTTGTCCTGCAAGGTTCATTGGGCTTAATCATGCCAAGGCTTTGACTTTGTCTACTCTTGTTGTCAAGGTATCTAGCCCTGGCTTTCTCATTCTCAGCTCTCCTTATATGCAGTATGAAGATTAAAGGTTATGTTCCTAATGCTCCACATGAAACATGATTATCAATTGCTATTCTGCATCTAAATTTGTAGTTGAGAGGACCTTTTCTAATAGAACTCTATCTTTTCTAGTCATTTGACTGATCGACAAACATATTCTTCTTCCTTGATTGATTAAACAATggtgaaatttattttccattgAACTCCTAACTTATCTCGAATTATCAAAGAATATACTGTGGGTCTAAAATGCAGAACAAAACTTGTTCCAacaatgaatttataaaatagaaagcTGTTTACTCTGCAAAGACAATTAAGAGAACAAAATAACAGTTGAATATTCTTCAATGTTGGAAAGGGTGAAGGTGTGGCATTGAAAAGGTTGGGGGATGAGAAGCTGCCACATGAGGCTGGGAACTGACTGGGTTTTCTTCACTTCTTGTTATGTGTGGGAACTTCATTGAGATATTTTTTAGAGTTTTTATTGAATGTTTGAAACTACTTTGCAGCTTGGTTAAGCAGAAAAAGGAACAAGGAAAATACTTGTCTAATATTCTTGTTGTCAACCATACTTGTATCTAGTTGTGGATGTCTCCATGTAATAACTGTACAATTTTCAGCTAGTTTCAGtaatagggtaaattgctgATAGGAGTCTGAATAATCTGGTTACGAGGAGGATACCCCTCCAAATTGGATAAACTGCAATTTAATTTGTTCTGGTCAAGCATTTTATGATTGTATAATTGTATTGCTACTTATGGAGGTTGTTTTCCTCTTCCCCTAGTATTTTTGTCCAGCTTATGGTGAACTTTTGTGGGACACATTTATATTGGACAATCTGAATCATCTAGAGTTGGAATTAAGATACAATGCCAATTATATAGAAGGCCTGGTCAACTTGCTGAAGTTCTCACCTAACCTTGAATCTCTTTTTATCAGATTTAAAGAGGTAAAAGTCTATTTCATGCagttatttttaagttttttccATGAATCAGAATGCCCTTATAGTGTGTCTTCCTTCTTTTCAGGCTCGACATATTCCTCGGTcgcaaagaaagaaaaaaaaaggtattctATTGTCTCTAAAAGGTCTTGTATTACATGACTGAATCACTTTTAGGAGCAGACATGCTAGAACTGTATGTTCCTTAGCTACAAAGCCTGTTAAAAGCCATTCCATGCTCAAACCTATCTCGGATGCATCTTTTCTGGGATGCTGCTAATGACGGCTCTACTATTATGTTTCACACTGGAGAGCAAGACTGTTTAGTAGGGTTGTTATCTTAACAGTACGGTTATTTCTTAGCAGCTCTCACGTTGCCTAAGTTGTCATATATCTCATGTTTGAATGATAGACTACTTTGTTGTGCACTGCTCTGAACAAAAAGGTTATCTAATTATGCTCTGTTTCCAACATGTTTAGCAATTGAAAACAGAAGCTCTTGGGAATCAAGGCTAGAAGATATAGCATGCTTGTCATATCATGTCAAAATCATTCGCATTTCCAACTTAGATGGTACAGAGATTGCACTTGAGCTGGTGAAGTTTTTACTTCAGAATGGCAAAGTCCTGGAGAAGATGGAACTTATGCCCAGGAATGGAGAGAGGAAACAGAAGAGCTTCAGCAAGGTAGTAGCATTTCCTAAAGCCTCTGCCAGAGTTGTTATATCTTTCCCCGATTATGCTCAAAGAAAAATCCCTTGGTTTGATAAAGGAGACTCTGATCCAGAATACGATGATTGAGCTGAAAGGTATTGTTGCTCTTCTGGGATACTTCGAGCATTCTTTTCTGTTAGAATCAAGATCCTTGGTTTGATGTCCTTCTTGTGTCAGTCTTCATATTCTGCTATTGCATCAAGCATCAATTGCATTAGATCAACGCTTTTCATCAAATACGTTCTGGCATCCAATATCACAAATGTCAGGTTCGGGACATAATATTGATACCTTGGATTATTATAACTCAACAGATCTTTTACTTACACAATGTTTCTTTAAAAGAGATGATTAGATATCAGGCTCTTAACATTTTCCACATCAGATCCGGCTACTTTTAAAGTAGGCGAGAATGTAAGTGCGAAAATGCTGAAGCTGAAcattgtgaaaaatataaatatgccAAAGCTGAAAATTGCACAGGTgagttttcattttatctgtTGTCTTTTTCCCTTCAGCTTTAGTTAGCAGTCCTATTGGTCACATAACTTCGACAATCATAAGCAGATCAAATCCTTTTCAGCCAGTTGTATTCAATCTTACAACAACGAATCCTTTTTAACAGAATTGTCTTCCTAATGTCCGTTAcccatcataaaaaatatatgtttgaagTCACAGCTAATAGTTGATTGGTTATGGTAAATTTCAACTATACAGATATTAAAACCAATGCCTACAGAGAAATAGGTTGCTTTTCCTATCGTCTTACCATTTCACAAACTTTTGACACCCACCAATGAAATCCTGAATTCCATTGATATATGTAAACCACATGAATGTGTGGACATTAATTGCTTAAAACATGGTTGTGTCAAAGTTCTCAACTGTGAATGAGATCTTTATTACTGCTGGCACCTGAAGCACTAATGGGTTCAACTTTGATTTATGGctacatttaattaatccCATACAATGCTGCTTTCCCCCGAACATTGTCTTATGAATTTTGGCGATCATAGTCACTGTATTCTCCGTACAAGATGTTTATAAGGGTATAAATGTCTTCCCTCTGGTACTAATGAGTAAATCTTTGTCCATACAGGATGCACTTATCAGAAGTCCAATGAATATGGAGAACTACAGTTTTCAAAGAGTGCAGTGACAATTATTCTATGTTATTTCAGTTAAATACTTTGTGGATCATTATTTCTCCCTTTTCTTTAAGAAGCAGCTGTGAATTGGTTCCTTTTAGATGGTACAGCTGCAGCAGTTTGAAGGTACTATAAACTTCTTATTCTAAATTGTGCATCTTGTTCTTTGGGTTTTTCTGTTACTTGGAGCAACTTGAGAGATTCATGTTTATGTTTTAGTAATTTCTACTTTGGAATATCATTTTCTGCCGGAGAACTGCCCTTCTTAATCATGGTCGTCATAGcatgtaagaaaaataatttatccaatttgATTTACTAGGTTTTCAGCTGAGGTGAAAGTGCCACTGTctcaaatttgtaaattttcctCCTTAAGTTTTCTGAATCTCTTCCTTGGTTTTGTACcatagataattttaatattgaataaCTCAGGAATGAATCTGAATTTGATTTAAGGGACACCTGGTGTTAGCTGTACAATCTAAAGAGATAGCCCTTCTGAACAACTAGAACTACTTGTTGCTTAGTCACGTGTAATTTGTAACCAATGGGAAAATCGCTGTTTGCTCGCTATGCTGGATTCATGTTTGAATTTCGAATACAATTATCAACATTTCTCTTATATCATATGGtgtattatttctaaaaagagaaattttgaagggCTAGTCCATGAGAATTGGTAGCATTATGACCTAATCCCAACATAATGGCTCTTATGTTATCACTTCACATCCCCTACTTTATGATTTGTTCAACTTTCTCATTCTATCACATGGTAGGCACATTTTGGAAGGagaaaaacaattgaaatacTCGAGAAAACTGATGTTTGACCTTTTTGAATATAGCCCCTTTTCATATTGAGAAATGCAAGTACTTATTAATGTAACATATAACCAATGGTATAATCACAATTCGCCTatcatgtaataatatatattctaatctGGACAAGATAATCAATGACTAGACTCGCGTATAAACTGCGgcttatttgatttgataaagAGAAATAGGAAATTGGTAAGCGTTAATAACTGGAAAGCCAACTCCTCGATCCCTACTTATAGTTTTGATATTATTGTTTCGCTATCTCAACCTTATG from the Sesamum indicum cultivar Zhongzhi No. 13 unplaced genomic scaffold, S_indicum_v1.0 scaffold00233, whole genome shotgun sequence genome contains:
- the LOC105179901 gene encoding FBD-associated F-box protein At4g13985-like, with the protein product MEMVSSCKRSRTPRPKKCFVDRLSALPDDILHRVFSYLDFLDVVRTSVLSKRWRFVWTSVPFLNFNMDWFVKHNYNKKFELMEPRYKFWDFIKWALLLRDGSQIIRICLYTDNTITEQLNGLLRVAARQKVQELCFLDGDYTADELDFPRVLCETLTQLTVNFRDTIPLRVTAVFSSLRSLNLTRVLISSDVAQKLLSSDCVKLENVYLEDCQVRDVEEISILACNLKNLTIVNVCTYEKFWVVGSFDSKLRIFAPNLISFCYIGPMLRGFALLNTMSLESASIRLLRVPRGYEDEYKNHLICPARFIGLNHAKALTLSTLVVKYFCPAYGELLWDTFILDNLNHLELELRYNANYIEGLVNLLKFSPNLESLFIRFKEARHIPRSQRKKKKAIENRSSWESRLEDIACLSYHVKIIRISNLDGTEIALELVKFLLQNGKVLEKMELMPRNGERKQKSFSKVVAFPKASARVVISFPDYAQRKIPWFDKGDSDPEYDD